One stretch of Micromonospora echinospora DNA includes these proteins:
- the lepA gene encoding translation elongation factor 4 produces the protein MPPTLDPGANAPGATDPARIRNFCIIAHIDHGKSTLADRMLQLTGVVDPRHMRAQYLDRMDIERERGITIKSQAVRMPWTIREGDRTGETAVLNMIDTPGHVDFTYEVSRSLAACEGAILLVDAAQGIEAQTLANLYLALENDLHIIPVLNKIDLPAAQPEKYAEELAHLIGGDPADCIRVSGKTGEGVPYLLDEIVRQFVPPVGEAESPARAMIFDSVYDVYRGVVTYVRVIDGRISARDRIKMMSTGAVHELLEIGVISPEMVKADALGVGEVGYLITGVKDVRQSRVGDTVTINNNPAKEALGGYKDPKPMVYSGLYPIDGSDYPNLREALDKLKLNDAALVYEPETSGALGFGFRCGFLGLLHLEIIRERLEREFNLDLISTAPNVVYRAIQEDGEEIVVTNPSEYPTGKIAEVYEPTVRATVLTPNDYVGAVMELCQGRRGSLLGMDYLSADRVELRYTLPLAEIIYDFFDQLKSRTKGYASLDYEPSGEQASDLVKVDILLHGEPVDAFSAIVHKDKAYAYGTTIAAKLRSLIPRQQFEVPIQAAIGSRVIARETIRAIRKDVLAKCYGGDISRKRKLLEKQKEGKKRMKMVGRVEVPQEAFIAALSSDSGDGKPTGKK, from the coding sequence GTGCCACCGACGCTCGATCCCGGCGCGAACGCTCCTGGTGCCACCGACCCGGCGCGCATCCGGAACTTCTGCATCATCGCCCACATCGACCACGGGAAGTCGACCCTGGCCGACCGGATGTTGCAGCTCACCGGTGTGGTCGACCCCCGGCACATGCGCGCGCAGTATCTGGACCGGATGGACATCGAGCGCGAGCGCGGCATCACCATCAAGAGCCAGGCCGTGCGGATGCCGTGGACGATCCGCGAGGGCGACCGGACCGGTGAGACAGCCGTGCTCAACATGATCGACACCCCGGGCCACGTGGACTTCACCTACGAGGTGTCCCGTTCGCTGGCCGCCTGCGAGGGCGCGATCCTGCTCGTCGACGCCGCGCAGGGCATCGAGGCGCAGACGCTCGCCAACCTCTACCTGGCGCTCGAGAACGACCTGCACATCATCCCGGTCCTCAACAAGATCGACCTGCCGGCCGCCCAGCCGGAGAAGTACGCCGAGGAGCTGGCGCACCTGATCGGCGGCGACCCGGCGGACTGCATCAGGGTCTCCGGTAAGACCGGTGAGGGCGTGCCCTACCTCCTGGACGAGATCGTCCGGCAGTTCGTGCCGCCGGTGGGCGAGGCCGAGTCCCCGGCCCGCGCGATGATCTTCGACTCGGTGTACGACGTCTACCGGGGCGTGGTCACGTACGTCCGGGTGATCGACGGCCGGATCTCGGCCCGGGACCGGATCAAGATGATGTCCACCGGCGCGGTCCACGAGCTGCTGGAGATCGGCGTCATCTCGCCGGAGATGGTCAAGGCCGACGCGCTCGGCGTCGGCGAGGTGGGCTACCTGATCACCGGCGTGAAGGACGTGCGCCAGTCCCGGGTCGGTGACACCGTCACCATCAACAACAACCCGGCCAAGGAGGCGCTCGGCGGTTACAAGGACCCGAAGCCGATGGTCTACTCGGGCCTCTATCCGATCGACGGCTCGGACTACCCGAACCTGCGCGAGGCGCTGGACAAGCTCAAGCTCAACGACGCAGCGCTGGTCTACGAGCCGGAGACCTCCGGCGCGCTGGGCTTCGGCTTCCGCTGCGGCTTCCTCGGCCTGCTGCACCTGGAGATCATCCGGGAGCGGCTGGAGCGGGAGTTCAACCTCGACCTGATCTCCACCGCGCCGAACGTGGTCTACCGGGCCATCCAGGAGGACGGCGAGGAGATCGTGGTCACCAACCCGAGCGAGTACCCGACCGGCAAGATCGCCGAGGTGTACGAGCCGACGGTGCGGGCGACAGTGCTGACCCCGAACGACTACGTCGGCGCGGTGATGGAGCTGTGTCAGGGCCGCCGGGGCAGCCTGCTCGGCATGGACTACCTTTCCGCCGACCGGGTGGAGCTGCGCTACACGCTGCCGCTGGCCGAGATCATTTACGACTTCTTCGACCAGCTCAAGAGCCGCACCAAGGGCTACGCCTCGCTCGACTACGAGCCCTCCGGCGAGCAGGCGTCGGACCTGGTGAAGGTGGACATCCTGCTGCACGGCGAGCCGGTCGACGCGTTCAGCGCGATCGTGCACAAGGACAAGGCGTACGCGTACGGCACGACGATCGCGGCGAAGCTGCGCTCGCTGATCCCGCGCCAGCAGTTCGAGGTGCCGATCCAGGCGGCGATCGGCAGCCGGGTGATCGCCCGGGAGACCATCCGCGCGATCCGCAAGGACGTGCTCGCCAAGTGCTACGGCGGTGACATCAGCCGTAAGCGCAAGCTGCTGGAGAAGCAGAAGGAGGGCAAGAAGCGGATGAAGATGGTGGGCCGGGTGGAGGTCCCCCAGGAGGCGTTCATCGCGGCGCTCTCGTCCGACTCCGGCGACGGCAAGCCCACCGGCAAGAAGTAA
- a CDS encoding GlsB/YeaQ/YmgE family stress response membrane protein produces MELTVWGIITALVVGLIVGALGRLVVPGRQNMPIWLHMLIGVGAALLGTIVARASGFAETAGIDWRELMLQVLFAAIGVALVAGVGRRRGVSRY; encoded by the coding sequence ATGGAGCTCACCGTTTGGGGCATCATCACGGCGCTGGTCGTTGGTCTGATCGTCGGCGCGCTGGGCCGGCTGGTCGTGCCGGGCCGTCAGAACATGCCGATTTGGCTGCACATGCTGATCGGTGTCGGCGCCGCGCTTCTGGGCACGATCGTGGCCCGGGCCTCCGGCTTCGCCGAGACCGCCGGTATCGACTGGCGCGAGCTGATGCTGCAGGTGCTCTTCGCTGCGATCGGCGTGGCCCTGGTGGCCGGCGTCGGCCGTCGCCGCGGCGTCTCGCGCTACTGA
- a CDS encoding DUF4240 domain-containing protein, with protein MRTDEFWQLIDEARAGAGGEPDAVAARAVALLAERDPEEIVGYAHHQRRVLAASYQVDLWGAAYLINGGASDDGFEYFRGWLMTQGRAVFAKAVGDPDSLAELPQVRAAALSGEEFECEQMLAVPWDAYRKATAADLPAERDPVPVPDLNDFWDFDDEEEARRRLPRLAALFVEPPVE; from the coding sequence ATGAGGACCGACGAGTTCTGGCAGCTGATCGACGAGGCCCGCGCCGGGGCCGGGGGAGAGCCCGACGCGGTCGCCGCCCGGGCGGTCGCGCTGCTGGCCGAGCGCGACCCGGAGGAGATCGTCGGGTACGCCCACCACCAGCGGCGGGTGCTCGCCGCCTCCTACCAGGTCGACCTCTGGGGCGCGGCGTACCTGATCAACGGGGGCGCGTCCGACGACGGCTTCGAGTATTTCCGGGGCTGGCTGATGACCCAGGGCCGGGCGGTGTTCGCCAAGGCGGTCGGCGACCCGGACTCGCTCGCCGAGTTGCCGCAGGTCCGGGCGGCGGCGCTCAGCGGCGAGGAGTTCGAGTGCGAGCAGATGCTTGCGGTGCCGTGGGACGCGTACCGGAAGGCCACCGCGGCCGACCTGCCGGCCGAGCGTGACCCGGTGCCGGTGCCCGACCTGAACGACTTCTGGGACTTCGACGACGAGGAGGAGGCCCGCCGCCGGCTGCCGAGGCTGGCCGCGCTCTTCGTCGAGCCACCCGTGGAGTAG
- the rpsT gene encoding 30S ribosomal protein S20, whose translation MANIKSQIKRNRQNEKRRLRNKSVKSSLKTAIRKFHEAAEAGDAEKATVLMREATRKLDKAASKGVIHANQAANRKSAIAKRVASFSA comes from the coding sequence GTGGCGAACATCAAGTCCCAGATCAAGCGCAACCGGCAGAACGAGAAGCGCCGGCTGCGTAACAAGTCGGTCAAGTCGTCGCTGAAGACCGCCATCCGGAAGTTCCACGAGGCTGCCGAGGCGGGCGACGCCGAGAAGGCCACCGTGCTGATGCGTGAGGCCACCCGGAAGCTGGACAAGGCTGCCAGCAAGGGTGTCATCCACGCCAACCAGGCGGCCAACCGCAAGTCGGCGATCGCCAAGCGCGTCGCCTCGTTCTCTGCCTGA
- a CDS encoding carbohydrate ABC transporter permease codes for MTTLTEATGEAAARETPARRRRRRVDHLPYVLLLPCLAIIAVLLLWPLGQVVWMSFHKLDSVRQLRGDREWPWVGLANYAQILGDPFFRTVLRNTVLFAVANVALTMILGTLVGLLLNRLGKKMATFVASCVMLAWATPALTGTIVWKWIFDDTSGLVTWLFNKLPDGLSTALFGRSDWTGYGWFNDPLMFFAILTLVVVWHSFPFIAVSVLAGLKSVPTELQEAARVDGAGPWKVFWSVTFPILRPVFGILVVLSTIWDFKVFTQQFVLAGGTQDRSTFMLSIYSYAEAFSPPPKYGLGSAIAVILTVILLVVTGLYVRMVLRQEDG; via the coding sequence GTGACCACGCTGACCGAGGCCACCGGCGAGGCCGCCGCGCGGGAGACCCCCGCGCGGCGGCGTCGTCGCCGGGTGGATCACCTTCCGTACGTTCTGCTCCTGCCCTGCCTGGCGATCATCGCCGTGCTGCTGCTCTGGCCGCTCGGCCAGGTCGTGTGGATGTCCTTCCACAAGCTGGACAGCGTCCGGCAGCTGCGCGGCGACCGCGAGTGGCCGTGGGTCGGCCTGGCCAACTACGCGCAGATCCTCGGCGACCCGTTCTTCCGTACGGTGCTGCGCAACACCGTGCTGTTCGCGGTCGCCAACGTGGCGCTCACGATGATCCTCGGCACCCTGGTCGGGCTGCTGCTCAACCGCCTGGGCAAGAAGATGGCCACGTTCGTGGCGAGCTGCGTGATGCTCGCCTGGGCCACCCCGGCGCTGACCGGCACCATCGTCTGGAAGTGGATCTTCGACGACACGAGCGGCCTGGTCACCTGGCTGTTCAACAAGCTCCCCGACGGGCTGTCCACGGCCCTGTTCGGGCGCAGCGACTGGACCGGGTACGGCTGGTTCAACGACCCGCTGATGTTCTTCGCCATCCTGACGCTCGTGGTGGTCTGGCACTCGTTCCCGTTCATCGCGGTGAGCGTGCTGGCCGGGCTCAAGAGCGTGCCGACGGAGTTGCAGGAGGCGGCCCGGGTCGACGGCGCCGGCCCGTGGAAGGTCTTCTGGTCGGTCACCTTCCCGATCCTGCGGCCGGTCTTCGGCATCCTCGTGGTGCTCTCCACGATCTGGGACTTCAAGGTCTTCACCCAGCAGTTCGTGCTGGCCGGCGGCACCCAGGACCGGTCGACGTTCATGCTGTCGATCTACTCGTACGCGGAGGCGTTCTCGCCGCCGCCCAAGTACGGCCTCGGCTCCGCCATCGCCGTGATCCTCACCGTGATCCTGCTCGTGGTGACCGGCCTGTACGTCCGCATGGTGCTGCGGCAGGAGGACGGATGA
- a CDS encoding phosphotransferase family protein, whose amino-acid sequence MRAISLPPVPYGSTAVRPGWTDLPAGLREALAARLGGSPAAVRVAAGGFTSGFAAVLTGPAGARVFVKAAALDGQRHLVDWYAHEAAILARLPAGLPAPRPRWALTESGWYALALDAIDGHTPRLPWAPAELDAALAAYAEVAAALADPPAELVALPLPRLADLARDDILWWGEVAAGREPLPEPAAGAPLAELVALESRLPGYADAAPGLAHGDLRVDNLLIDSDGRAWLCDWPWLCHGPGWFDLAGLLLTAYASGLDADAAFAGHPAAAGAPRDALDVTLAALAGYYLTGAAAGPSTASPHLRAHQRWSGEQALGWLAERRGWPWARPALPS is encoded by the coding sequence GTGCGTGCGATCTCACTTCCACCGGTTCCGTACGGGTCCACGGCCGTGCGGCCGGGCTGGACCGACCTGCCGGCCGGGCTGCGGGAAGCGCTGGCCGCCCGGCTCGGCGGCTCACCGGCGGCGGTCCGGGTGGCCGCCGGCGGGTTCACCAGCGGCTTCGCCGCCGTACTGACAGGTCCCGCCGGTGCGCGCGTGTTCGTCAAGGCGGCGGCGCTGGACGGGCAGCGGCACCTGGTCGACTGGTACGCCCACGAGGCGGCGATCCTGGCCCGGCTCCCGGCCGGCCTGCCGGCGCCCCGGCCACGCTGGGCGCTCACCGAGTCCGGCTGGTACGCGCTCGCGCTCGACGCGATCGACGGGCACACCCCCCGGCTGCCCTGGGCGCCGGCCGAGCTGGACGCCGCCCTGGCCGCGTACGCCGAGGTGGCCGCCGCCCTCGCCGACCCGCCCGCGGAGCTGGTCGCGCTCCCGCTCCCCCGGCTCGCGGACCTGGCCCGCGACGACATCCTCTGGTGGGGCGAGGTGGCCGCCGGACGTGAGCCGCTGCCCGAGCCGGCGGCCGGCGCCCCGCTGGCCGAGCTGGTGGCGCTGGAGTCACGCCTGCCCGGGTACGCCGACGCCGCACCCGGACTGGCCCACGGCGACCTGCGGGTGGACAACCTCCTGATCGACTCCGACGGGCGGGCCTGGCTCTGCGACTGGCCCTGGCTCTGCCACGGGCCGGGCTGGTTCGACCTGGCCGGGCTGCTGCTCACCGCGTACGCCAGCGGCCTGGACGCGGACGCCGCGTTCGCCGGACACCCGGCCGCAGCAGGCGCGCCCCGGGACGCGCTGGACGTGACGCTGGCCGCGCTGGCCGGCTACTACCTGACCGGGGCCGCCGCCGGACCGTCGACGGCGTCCCCGCACCTGCGCGCCCACCAGCGCTGGAGCGGCGAGCAGGCGCTCGGCTGGCTGGCCGAGCGGCGAGGCTGGCCCTGGGCACGCCCCGCACTTCCCTCTTAA
- a CDS encoding GlsB/YeaQ/YmgE family stress response membrane protein, which yields MEFTVWGIVTALVVGLIVGALGRLVVPGRQNMPMWLHMVIGVGAALLGTVLARALGIATQTAGIDWAELAVQVVLAAIAVALVAGVGRRRSVSR from the coding sequence GTGGAGTTCACCGTCTGGGGCATCGTCACCGCGCTGGTCGTGGGTCTGATCGTCGGCGCGCTGGGCCGGCTGGTCGTGCCGGGCCGGCAGAACATGCCGATGTGGCTGCACATGGTGATCGGCGTCGGCGCCGCCCTGCTGGGCACCGTCCTGGCCCGGGCGCTCGGCATCGCCACGCAGACCGCCGGCATCGACTGGGCCGAGCTGGCCGTGCAGGTCGTGCTCGCCGCCATCGCTGTGGCCCTGGTGGCCGGCGTCGGCCGCCGCCGCAGCGTCTCGCGGTAA
- the holA gene encoding DNA polymerase III subunit delta, producing the protein MGDVTPADLPPIVLVLGDEELLATRAVTEAVARAREVDPDVDVREYQAGTLTVGEIAEMLSPSLFGGRRVLVLRSGQDARKDLSTALLAYAKNPDPDVQLVVLHLGGAKGKAFADGLRAAGATVVPAMKLKGDRERAAFVRDEIRRNGGKCTPDAADALVAAVGNDMRELAAACSQLLADTDGRIGADTVARYYRGRAEVTGFTVADATMVGDVPGALEALRWALHVGVDPVPIADALADGVRTVARVAAAGRGSPFQLAKTLGMPAWKIEKAQVRARGWTPEGLVEAMQVAAECNAAVKGGADDRAYALERAVFAVAAARQGGAR; encoded by the coding sequence ATGGGCGACGTGACCCCCGCCGACCTGCCCCCTATTGTGCTCGTCCTCGGCGACGAGGAGCTGCTCGCCACGCGAGCGGTGACCGAAGCCGTCGCCCGGGCCCGCGAGGTGGACCCCGACGTGGACGTGCGGGAATACCAGGCCGGCACGCTGACCGTCGGCGAGATCGCCGAGATGCTCAGCCCGTCGCTGTTCGGCGGCCGCCGGGTGCTGGTGCTCCGCTCCGGTCAGGACGCCCGCAAGGACCTGTCCACCGCGCTGCTGGCGTACGCGAAGAATCCCGACCCGGACGTGCAGCTCGTGGTGCTGCACCTGGGCGGGGCCAAGGGCAAGGCGTTCGCCGACGGGCTGCGGGCGGCCGGCGCCACAGTGGTGCCGGCGATGAAGCTCAAGGGCGACCGGGAGCGGGCCGCCTTCGTGCGCGACGAGATCCGCCGCAACGGTGGCAAGTGCACGCCGGACGCGGCTGACGCCCTGGTCGCGGCGGTCGGGAACGACATGCGGGAGCTGGCCGCCGCCTGCTCGCAGCTGCTCGCCGACACGGACGGGCGGATCGGCGCGGACACGGTGGCCCGCTACTACCGGGGACGGGCCGAGGTGACCGGCTTCACGGTGGCCGACGCGACGATGGTCGGCGACGTGCCCGGCGCGCTGGAGGCGCTGCGGTGGGCGTTGCACGTCGGTGTCGATCCGGTGCCGATCGCCGACGCGCTGGCCGACGGCGTACGCACCGTGGCCCGGGTCGCAGCCGCCGGTCGGGGAAGCCCGTTTCAGCTGGCCAAGACGCTGGGCATGCCGGCCTGGAAGATCGAGAAGGCTCAGGTGCGTGCCCGGGGCTGGACGCCCGAGGGCCTGGTCGAGGCGATGCAGGTGGCCGCCGAGTGCAACGCGGCGGTCAAGGGCGGCGCCGACGACCGGGCGTACGCGCTGGAGCGAGCCGTGTTCGCGGTGGCCGCGGCCCGGCAGGGCGGCGCCCGGTGA
- a CDS encoding carbohydrate ABC transporter permease: MMKKIALNGAGLLVALFAAFPVYWMVATSLKPNREIFSSTPRPVPAEPTLEHYREILTGNLIPGVTFTDFFLNSALVALATVLLSGLVALLAATAVARFRFKLRTTFLIMLLVVQMIPLEALVIPLFLMIQRLGLYNTLPSLILTYLGFSLPFAVWMLRGFVAAVPKELEEAAAIDGASRAQTFRKVLFPLVAPGLVATSIFSFITAWNELIFALTFINDQQKYTLPVAMTFFFGRDDTAWGSVMAASTLFTLPVIIFFLLVQRRMVSGLVAGAVKG, encoded by the coding sequence ATGATGAAGAAGATCGCCCTCAACGGCGCGGGCCTGCTGGTCGCGCTCTTCGCCGCGTTCCCGGTCTACTGGATGGTGGCGACGTCGCTGAAGCCCAACCGGGAGATCTTCTCGTCCACGCCCCGGCCGGTGCCGGCGGAGCCGACGCTGGAGCACTACCGGGAGATCCTCACCGGCAACCTGATCCCGGGCGTGACGTTCACCGACTTCTTCCTCAACAGCGCGCTTGTCGCGCTGGCGACGGTGCTGCTGAGCGGGCTGGTCGCGCTGCTCGCCGCGACAGCCGTGGCCCGGTTCCGGTTCAAGCTGCGCACCACGTTCCTGATCATGCTGCTGGTGGTGCAGATGATCCCGCTGGAGGCGCTGGTCATCCCGCTGTTCCTGATGATTCAGCGGCTCGGCCTCTACAACACGCTGCCCAGCCTGATCCTCACGTACCTCGGCTTCTCGCTGCCGTTCGCGGTCTGGATGCTGCGTGGCTTCGTCGCCGCGGTGCCGAAGGAACTGGAGGAGGCCGCCGCCATCGACGGGGCCAGCCGGGCCCAGACGTTCCGCAAGGTGCTGTTCCCGCTGGTCGCGCCCGGGCTGGTCGCCACCAGCATCTTCTCGTTCATCACCGCCTGGAACGAGCTGATCTTCGCGCTGACCTTCATCAACGACCAGCAGAAGTACACGCTGCCGGTGGCTATGACGTTCTTCTTCGGCCGGGACGACACCGCCTGGGGGTCGGTCATGGCCGCGTCCACGCTGTTCACCCTGCCGGTGATCATCTTCTTCCTGCTGGTGCAGCGCCGGATGGTCTCCGGCCTGGTCGCCGGAGCGGTGAAGGGCTGA
- a CDS encoding sugar ABC transporter substrate-binding protein, with amino-acid sequence MNRWKRLAPVTAIVASAALVLTACGGSGDDDKAADNSKLTVWMMGEGGDAQTAFLDGVEAEFKKKHPETDVVVQYIPWLEAPKKFQAALAGGEGPDVTELGNTETQGWAAQEALADVTDKFNGWSEGKDILPDLVKNAQLDGKQYGVPWYAGVRAVYYRTDWFAEAGVKPPTNWDEMVAAAKTVQAKKPGTYGIALPGNSELPFYSFLWSAGAEIATKEGDSWKSGYNTPEAQKAVKFWTDLVTVHKVAPPAAAGWNEVDARTQFATGKAAMAFAGSWQGGAMKKDNPDIEKVWGTFPIPGPDGKAAPAFAGGSDIAIWKDSERQSLAWDYMTVLLSKQKDQEFAGSLGFFPVYKDLVSGGNYANDKVMAAFATAIQNTKLTPLTPKWVEVSRTKTVTQAMNSSVIKGQKTVEKATADAATEMESILNAK; translated from the coding sequence GTGAACAGGTGGAAGCGGCTGGCTCCGGTCACCGCCATCGTGGCGTCGGCCGCGTTGGTGCTGACCGCGTGCGGTGGCTCCGGCGACGACGACAAGGCCGCCGACAACAGCAAGCTCACTGTGTGGATGATGGGTGAGGGCGGCGACGCCCAGACCGCGTTCCTCGACGGCGTCGAGGCGGAGTTCAAGAAGAAGCACCCCGAGACCGACGTCGTGGTGCAGTACATCCCCTGGCTCGAGGCGCCGAAGAAGTTCCAGGCGGCGCTCGCCGGCGGGGAGGGCCCGGACGTCACCGAGCTCGGTAACACCGAGACCCAGGGCTGGGCCGCGCAGGAGGCCCTCGCCGACGTCACGGACAAGTTCAACGGCTGGTCCGAGGGCAAGGACATCCTGCCCGACCTGGTCAAGAACGCCCAGCTCGACGGCAAGCAGTACGGCGTGCCGTGGTACGCCGGCGTGCGCGCCGTCTACTACCGGACCGACTGGTTCGCCGAGGCCGGCGTCAAGCCGCCGACGAACTGGGACGAGATGGTCGCCGCCGCGAAGACCGTCCAGGCCAAGAAGCCCGGCACCTACGGCATCGCCCTGCCCGGCAACTCCGAGCTGCCGTTCTACTCCTTCCTCTGGAGTGCCGGCGCGGAGATCGCCACCAAGGAGGGCGACTCCTGGAAGTCCGGCTACAACACCCCCGAGGCGCAGAAGGCGGTCAAGTTCTGGACCGACCTGGTGACCGTGCACAAGGTCGCCCCGCCGGCCGCCGCCGGGTGGAACGAGGTCGACGCCCGTACCCAGTTCGCCACCGGCAAGGCCGCCATGGCGTTCGCCGGAAGCTGGCAGGGCGGCGCGATGAAGAAGGACAACCCGGACATCGAGAAGGTCTGGGGCACGTTCCCGATCCCCGGCCCGGACGGCAAGGCCGCCCCGGCGTTCGCCGGCGGCTCCGACATCGCCATCTGGAAGGACAGCGAGCGGCAGTCGCTGGCCTGGGACTACATGACAGTGCTGCTGAGCAAGCAGAAGGACCAGGAGTTCGCCGGCAGCCTCGGCTTCTTCCCGGTCTACAAGGACCTGGTCAGCGGCGGCAACTACGCCAACGACAAGGTGATGGCCGCGTTCGCCACGGCCATCCAGAACACCAAGCTGACCCCGCTCACCCCGAAGTGGGTCGAGGTCAGCCGGACCAAGACGGTGACCCAGGCGATGAACAGCTCGGTCATCAAGGGCCAGAAGACGGTCGAGAAGGCCACCGCCGACGCGGCCACCGAGATGGAAAGCATCCTCAACGCCAAGTGA